A single window of Streptomyces sp. NBC_00464 DNA harbors:
- a CDS encoding carbohydrate ABC transporter permease, translated as MTSTTSTPLSGTGRLKQSATSAGNTSRRRIRKDLLRSRIAAWTAILVIGAFGLLPVYWLLATALSSPEDAFQFPPKLIPTHITFSNFTALADNDQLIKYMINSLVVASITAVLSVVVATYMGYSFSKFRYRGRRSLMHMVLASQMFPQALLLVTLYAVFSSFGLLNTYTALVLSFTTFTMPLCVWMLKGIFDTIPDALLEAASIDGASRWRTLHSIVAPLAAPGMIAAGLFAFVRGWNDFIFAVTLADKEKQTLPPGLVSTYIGEFQAAWPELMAASLVVSIPVVVAFMFLQRYLVGGMTAGSVK; from the coding sequence ATGACCTCCACGACCTCCACCCCGCTGTCCGGCACCGGCCGGCTGAAGCAGTCCGCCACGTCCGCCGGGAACACCTCGCGGCGCCGGATACGCAAGGACCTGCTCCGCTCCCGGATCGCCGCCTGGACCGCGATCCTGGTGATCGGCGCCTTCGGCCTCCTGCCGGTCTACTGGCTGCTGGCCACCGCCCTGAGCAGCCCCGAGGACGCGTTCCAGTTCCCGCCGAAGCTGATACCCACACACATCACCTTCAGCAACTTCACGGCCCTCGCCGACAACGACCAGCTGATCAAGTACATGATCAACTCGCTCGTCGTGGCCTCGATCACCGCCGTACTGAGCGTGGTCGTCGCCACGTACATGGGCTACTCGTTCTCCAAGTTCCGCTATCGCGGACGGCGCTCGCTGATGCACATGGTGCTGGCCTCCCAGATGTTCCCCCAGGCGCTCCTGCTGGTGACGCTGTACGCCGTCTTCTCCAGCTTCGGCCTGCTGAACACGTACACCGCCCTGGTGCTGTCCTTCACCACGTTCACGATGCCGCTGTGCGTCTGGATGCTGAAGGGCATCTTCGACACCATCCCGGACGCCCTGCTGGAGGCCGCGTCCATCGACGGCGCTTCCCGGTGGCGGACGCTGCACTCCATCGTGGCGCCGCTGGCCGCGCCCGGAATGATCGCCGCCGGGCTGTTCGCCTTCGTCCGCGGCTGGAACGACTTCATCTTCGCGGTGACGCTGGCCGACAAGGAGAAGCAGACCCTGCCGCCCGGGCTCGTCTCCACCTACATCGGTGAGTTCCAGGCCGCCTGGCCCGAGCTGATGGCCGCCTCGCTCGTGGTGTCCATCCCGGTCGTCGTCGCCTTCATGTTCCTGCAGCGCTACCTCGTCGGCGGCATGACCGCCGGCTCGGTGAAGTAG